A single region of the Cyanobacteria bacterium FACHB-DQ100 genome encodes:
- a CDS encoding response regulator, with translation MKTVLLVEDSVTEMQLLTVYLQRAGLTVVSAQSGEEAQTKLTAQTPDLIVLDVILPGQSGFELCRELKSDPKTKQIPVVICSTKDTEVDMIWGNLLGANAYLPKPVNPATLLSTIRDLKVI, from the coding sequence ATGAAAACGGTACTGCTAGTTGAAGATAGTGTGACTGAGATGCAGCTTTTGACGGTTTACCTGCAAAGGGCGGGACTGACCGTAGTGAGCGCTCAAAGCGGTGAAGAAGCCCAAACCAAACTGACGGCTCAAACTCCTGATTTAATTGTGCTAGATGTGATCTTGCCTGGACAAAGCGGGTTTGAACTCTGCCGCGAACTCAAGTCCGACCCTAAAACGAAGCAAATTCCTGTCGTGATTTGTTCAACCAAAGATACTGAAGTCGATATGATCTGGGGCAACCTGCTCGGCGCAAATGCCTATCTTCCCAAACCCGTTAATCCCGCTACACTGCTCAGCACGATTCGCGATCTCAAGGTAATTTAA
- a CDS encoding DUF4912 domain-containing protein has translation MVHKNYSSTVGLTLLLTTATVVDVQWVRAQSPAFQLPASVAQGTNVRVDGSSSMAAVNTVLKQRFEQQFPGTKVSLAANGASTGIQSVLNGKTDIAAIARPLTEAEKAQGLKSVLMGRDKIAILVGANNPFAKSLTINQFARIFRGEVKNWSQVGGQNTPIKFVDRPDGSDTRQAFKEYPAFKQGKFTTGTTALKLKQDTIQAVAANLGNNGISYATANQLKNRPGVRAIAMDGVKPTDARYPFSQSLYYVYKDGANPAVQAFLGLATSAPGQTAIAKAGVAEKNPGEKSATTGAASSGSREGDGNPLAFLFPRENTAGTTPETGLPHWLWWLLPISSGAALLWMLARGRRPRPAATRDRLSPPDQARNETGSFTPPPYSSDPDAPSVNGAPYVEGGFDPLHNANGMSAPSLGEAPSRQPSNFDFAPKDTTDRAFGNLSADSLALGAGAATWAAFSNRPNQSRVVLKSRSSQEVEAFWDIPNDERQAARQQGGEKLALRLYDVTNIDLSHQSAHSVQQIDCDELTQRQRLPIGLSDRDYLVEIGYLTGYNQWLSLARSTHVRVPAANPGSVRSTTVTSSDAIAPDAVDSAKAVLSDDRDIENTAVEPATTEFPTEAPQPSTESPSWLQQMTDRIADTASNVTQAGGAAATGAGTAAWSFISGRHQADAPRTAAPPPETASFTTDTTPESNLSDSFITGETIAPAVQPEKNEGRLILTPRNSRWAYATWDLPRSLRSRINLTGSENLVLRLYDVTESGASLPERYEQLDIDDMALSCDVPIPMSDRTYVAEVGYVDVNQQWTRLARSTPAHVSAN, from the coding sequence ATGGTGCATAAAAATTACTCCTCCACAGTTGGTCTGACGCTGCTGTTAACTACAGCGACGGTTGTAGATGTCCAGTGGGTTCGAGCGCAGTCGCCTGCATTTCAACTTCCGGCTTCTGTTGCCCAAGGAACCAACGTTCGCGTCGATGGCTCTAGCAGCATGGCAGCCGTCAACACGGTTCTGAAGCAGCGCTTTGAACAGCAATTCCCTGGAACAAAAGTCAGTCTTGCTGCCAACGGCGCATCCACTGGCATTCAATCGGTGCTCAACGGCAAAACCGATATCGCCGCGATCGCCCGTCCCCTCACCGAAGCCGAAAAAGCTCAGGGCTTAAAATCCGTCCTGATGGGACGCGACAAAATTGCAATCCTTGTCGGCGCAAATAACCCGTTCGCAAAAAGCTTAACGATTAACCAGTTTGCGAGAATCTTCCGTGGCGAAGTCAAGAACTGGTCACAAGTTGGCGGACAGAACACCCCAATTAAGTTCGTTGATCGTCCTGATGGCAGCGACACGCGCCAAGCATTCAAAGAGTATCCCGCCTTTAAGCAAGGGAAATTTACAACTGGCACAACCGCGCTCAAACTCAAACAAGACACGATTCAAGCCGTCGCTGCCAACTTGGGTAATAACGGCATCAGCTACGCGACCGCGAACCAGCTCAAAAACCGACCTGGCGTGAGAGCGATCGCAATGGACGGCGTAAAACCAACCGATGCGCGCTACCCCTTTTCTCAATCGCTCTACTATGTCTACAAAGATGGCGCGAATCCAGCCGTTCAAGCGTTTCTAGGATTGGCGACCAGTGCTCCTGGACAAACGGCGATCGCGAAAGCTGGAGTTGCAGAGAAGAACCCTGGCGAAAAGTCTGCCACGACCGGAGCGGCTTCTTCAGGCAGTCGTGAAGGCGACGGCAATCCTCTCGCTTTCCTCTTTCCTCGCGAAAATACCGCCGGAACCACTCCTGAGACTGGACTACCGCACTGGCTCTGGTGGCTGCTCCCGATCAGCTCAGGAGCCGCCTTGCTCTGGATGTTGGCGAGAGGTCGTCGCCCTCGCCCTGCCGCAACCCGCGATCGCTTGAGTCCGCCCGATCAAGCGCGTAACGAAACTGGCTCCTTTACTCCGCCTCCTTATTCAAGCGACCCGGACGCACCCTCTGTGAACGGCGCACCCTATGTTGAAGGCGGCTTTGATCCGCTGCACAACGCCAACGGCATGTCAGCGCCTTCGTTGGGAGAAGCACCCTCCAGGCAGCCGAGCAATTTTGATTTCGCTCCAAAGGATACAACCGATCGTGCCTTTGGCAACTTGAGCGCAGATTCACTGGCGCTGGGTGCAGGAGCAGCCACCTGGGCGGCGTTCAGCAACCGCCCCAACCAGAGCCGCGTGGTACTCAAGTCCCGTAGTTCTCAAGAAGTCGAAGCCTTTTGGGACATCCCCAACGATGAACGACAAGCGGCGCGGCAGCAGGGCGGCGAAAAATTAGCCCTGCGGCTCTACGATGTCACGAATATCGATTTGTCTCATCAATCCGCGCACAGCGTTCAGCAGATTGACTGTGACGAACTTACCCAGCGTCAACGCTTGCCGATCGGGCTGAGCGATCGCGATTATCTCGTCGAAATTGGCTATCTCACGGGCTACAATCAGTGGCTTAGCCTCGCGAGATCGACTCACGTACGCGTTCCCGCTGCTAATCCTGGCTCGGTCAGAAGCACCACTGTAACTAGCAGTGATGCCATTGCTCCAGATGCCGTAGACTCAGCGAAAGCCGTGTTGTCAGACGATCGCGATATTGAAAATACAGCGGTCGAGCCTGCAACGACTGAATTCCCAACTGAAGCACCGCAACCCTCCACCGAGTCCCCAAGCTGGTTGCAACAGATGACCGATCGAATCGCGGACACCGCTAGCAACGTGACTCAAGCAGGCGGAGCCGCCGCCACTGGAGCAGGAACTGCCGCTTGGTCTTTCATTTCTGGTCGGCATCAGGCAGACGCGCCACGGACAGCAGCGCCTCCCCCAGAAACCGCATCATTCACAACCGACACTACCCCTGAGAGCAACCTCAGCGATTCGTTTATCACAGGTGAGACGATCGCACCTGCGGTGCAGCCAGAAAAGAATGAAGGTCGGCTGATTCTCACGCCGCGCAATTCTCGCTGGGCTTATGCAACTTGGGATTTACCCCGATCGCTGCGCTCCCGCATTAATCTCACGGGCAGTGAGAACCTGGTGTTACGGCTTTATGATGTTACCGAGAGCGGCGCGAGTCTGCCTGAGCGCTACGAGCAGCTTGACATCGACGACATGGCGCTGAGTTGCGATGTGCCGATTCCGATGAGCGATCGCACCTACGTTGCCGAAGTCGGCTATGTCGATGTGAATCAGCAATGGACTCGACTGGCACGATCGACTCCAGCCCACGTCTCAGCTAACTAG
- a CDS encoding response regulator — protein MLVDDSSTDSPSGLLGIRSRMHFSGRLDVFGSGQQWSLYLYMGRLIWATGGPHPHRRWHRYLTQHCPHLSPSAIALPSTTDTLCQDYQALNILAKCQQINPEQAVALIRSTVKEILFDIIQQEETRPVTFKTDAQDMPEASLALLNAEHLLNEVQQQWNTWRSLGFADHSPNLAPVLRHPEQLQEHTPEKLYKMLISLIDGRRTLRDLAMLTKQDLLQFMRVLVPLYRKGLVALIQIPDLALPGTAQPSTPTSGSIQSNPSSNSAPQKSQPQRIISSPPIAGSNRAPLIACIDDSKRECQLMERILTEAGYQFVGIQDSIQALPVLLEKKPGLIFLDLVMPIANGYEICAQVRRVSAFKDIPIVILTGSDGIIDRVRAKFVGASGFLAKPVDADRVLTVARKALPIDS, from the coding sequence ATGTTAGTTGATGATTCTTCAACCGATTCTCCTAGCGGTTTGCTTGGCATTCGCAGCCGAATGCACTTTAGTGGACGGTTAGATGTTTTTGGTAGTGGGCAACAGTGGAGTCTATACCTCTATATGGGGCGATTAATCTGGGCAACGGGTGGGCCACATCCTCACCGTCGCTGGCATCGCTATCTCACCCAGCATTGTCCCCACCTCAGTCCTAGCGCGATCGCGCTTCCCTCCACCACAGATACGCTCTGTCAGGACTATCAAGCTTTGAATATCCTGGCAAAATGCCAGCAAATCAATCCAGAACAAGCGGTTGCGCTGATCCGCAGCACCGTCAAAGAAATCCTATTCGACATCATTCAGCAGGAAGAAACCCGACCCGTCACCTTCAAAACCGATGCTCAAGACATGCCAGAAGCATCGTTGGCACTGCTCAACGCTGAACATCTTCTCAATGAAGTGCAGCAACAATGGAATACTTGGCGATCGCTGGGATTTGCAGATCATTCTCCCAACCTTGCACCTGTTCTGCGCCATCCGGAGCAACTGCAAGAACACACCCCAGAAAAACTCTATAAAATGCTCATTTCGCTCATCGATGGTCGGCGGACTCTGCGGGATCTGGCAATGTTGACCAAGCAAGACTTGCTGCAATTCATGCGCGTGCTTGTGCCCCTGTACCGCAAAGGACTGGTTGCCCTGATCCAAATTCCCGATCTGGCGCTTCCGGGAACAGCCCAACCGAGTACACCAACTTCTGGCTCTATCCAATCCAACCCCTCTAGCAACAGCGCACCCCAAAAAAGCCAACCCCAGCGGATTATCTCCTCACCGCCGATCGCAGGCTCAAACCGCGCCCCGCTAATCGCCTGCATCGACGACAGCAAGAGAGAATGCCAGCTCATGGAGCGCATTCTTACAGAGGCAGGCTATCAGTTTGTCGGCATCCAAGACTCGATTCAAGCATTGCCCGTCCTGCTGGAGAAAAAACCTGGCTTAATTTTTCTGGATTTGGTCATGCCGATTGCCAACGGATACGAGATTTGTGCTCAAGTTCGTCGGGTTTCTGCCTTTAAAGATATCCCGATTGTTATTTTGACGGGCAGTGACGGAATCATAGATCGAGTCCGGGCAAAGTTTGTCGGGGCATCAGGATTTTTAGCCAAGCCAGTTGATGCCGATCGGGTGTTAACCGTGGCGCGAAAAGCCCTGCCGATTGATAGTTAA
- a CDS encoding glycosyltransferase, whose product MKSSESSAKNAFKTQVRSYFDRIAADLDSWNQRNRYYYQDLDRLHQFLIPRGSRVLEIGCGTGSLLAALDPAVGIGIDFSRSMVEIAQAKYSQKHPQLQFYCLDAETLMPEELPEMQFDFIVLSGVLGHLSDVQQVLANLQPFCHRRTRLILTFHNFLWQPLLHFAEKIGQRRPQPPQSWLSMTDVSNLLQITGYLPLRSSRRFLCPKPIPLIAPFCNRVLAHLPILNHFCLTHYIVAKPQFAPDSEAYSCSVIVPARNEAGNIQGAIERLPQLGSQTEVIFVEGHSRDGTWDEIQRVVQEGHPRFTIKAFQQTGKGKADAVRLGFAKATGDILMILDADLTVQPEDLPHFYEVIASDRGEFVNGSRLVYPRSGKAMPWLNNWANKFFSLMFSFLLGQSIKDTLCGTKVLRRSDYEKIAAGRSYFGDFDPFGDFDLLFGATKLGLHLVDVPVRYQPRSYGESNIAHVREGLILFRMCLYASRKIKFF is encoded by the coding sequence ATGAAATCGTCAGAATCGAGCGCGAAAAATGCGTTCAAAACGCAGGTACGATCGTATTTCGATCGCATTGCTGCTGATCTCGATTCCTGGAATCAACGCAACCGCTATTACTATCAAGATCTCGATCGTTTACACCAGTTTCTGATTCCACGGGGTAGCCGTGTTTTAGAAATTGGCTGTGGAACAGGAAGCTTGCTTGCTGCGCTCGATCCAGCCGTGGGAATCGGAATTGATTTTTCTCGATCGATGGTAGAAATTGCTCAGGCAAAGTATTCACAAAAGCATCCACAGTTGCAGTTTTACTGTTTAGACGCTGAGACGCTAATGCCCGAAGAGTTGCCGGAAATGCAGTTTGATTTCATCGTGCTTTCAGGCGTATTAGGACATTTGAGTGATGTGCAGCAAGTCTTGGCAAATTTGCAGCCATTTTGCCACCGTCGCACTCGCTTGATTCTGACGTTTCATAATTTTTTGTGGCAGCCTCTATTGCACTTTGCCGAAAAAATCGGTCAGCGCCGCCCGCAGCCGCCACAAAGCTGGCTCTCGATGACCGATGTATCAAATTTGCTTCAAATTACAGGGTATTTGCCGCTGCGATCGAGTCGTCGTTTCTTGTGTCCGAAACCGATTCCCCTGATCGCACCGTTTTGTAATCGGGTGCTGGCACATTTGCCGATTTTGAATCACTTTTGTTTGACCCATTACATTGTGGCAAAACCGCAGTTTGCGCCGGATTCAGAAGCGTATTCTTGTTCAGTGATTGTGCCTGCTCGCAATGAAGCGGGAAATATTCAAGGCGCGATCGAGCGGTTGCCGCAGTTGGGCAGTCAGACCGAGGTGATTTTTGTCGAGGGGCATTCGCGGGATGGCACCTGGGATGAGATTCAGCGCGTGGTGCAGGAAGGGCATCCCCGCTTTACGATCAAGGCGTTTCAGCAGACCGGGAAGGGGAAGGCGGATGCGGTGCGGTTGGGATTTGCCAAGGCGACGGGCGATATTTTAATGATTCTGGATGCGGATTTGACGGTGCAACCTGAAGATCTGCCGCATTTTTACGAAGTGATTGCTAGCGATCGCGGGGAGTTTGTCAATGGATCGCGCCTAGTGTATCCGCGATCGGGCAAAGCGATGCCCTGGTTGAATAACTGGGCAAATAAGTTTTTCAGCTTGATGTTTTCGTTTCTGTTGGGGCAATCGATCAAAGATACGCTGTGCGGAACAAAAGTATTGCGGCGCAGTGATTACGAGAAGATTGCCGCAGGCAGAAGCTATTTTGGCGATTTTGATCCGTTTGGTGACTTCGATCTTTTATTTGGTGCTACAAAATTAGGGCTACATCTTGTCGATGTGCCTGTGCGCTATCAACCTCGAAGCTACGGAGAATCAAATATTGCTCACGTTCGCGAAGGGCTGATTCTATTCCGAATGTGTCTTTACGCTTCTCGAAAGATTAAGTTTTTTTAG
- a CDS encoding carbohydrate porin, translated as MQRVGTVAELSAPEPKRVTPNMSQVTSVSQLSDVRPTDWAFQALQSLVERYGCIAGYPDRTFRGNRATTRYEFAAGLNACLNRINELIAASTADLVKKEDLNTLQKLQEQFATELAALRGRVDALEARATTLERQQFSTTTKLTGNVFFNLTGAFPTGDITAERNPATPGNAIAPPVRQGGARIPSRVLRGQPNITFSYYAFLNLNTSFTGRDQLVTQLVSGNGNSPANQLVSAGFFNSWGTPFLDQTGVLTTGSVSVRELFYSFPVNNSVRIAFGPRLNFYRYFDQNRFTFFLTGAGSFNSNGSTLSNAVDRGSGAVVIWNITPQLRFTTAYLGENTEFLNPAAGFNTSSDPARGLFRATNTISAELAYSPTPSFNFRFLYTRSNLNPTAAGFIGGSPGEPVPYGYVDDGFGGALQESASDAFIANFDWLITPRFGVFGRYSYGRTDVNPVNPVRAGGDVRVQSFQVGLGFPDLGKKGALGVISFVMPYDYIGGREFLLSGGGDGGTQYDLELSYFYPLSPNVAIVPSFYTIFNANNFNSNSTVFIGNIRTQFTF; from the coding sequence ATGCAGCGCGTAGGAACCGTCGCGGAACTGAGCGCACCGGAGCCGAAGCGCGTTACTCCTAATATGAGTCAAGTGACTTCCGTTTCGCAGCTATCGGATGTGCGACCAACCGACTGGGCATTTCAAGCATTGCAATCTCTAGTTGAGCGCTATGGGTGTATCGCTGGGTATCCAGACCGAACCTTTCGCGGCAATCGAGCCACCACTCGCTACGAATTTGCCGCCGGATTGAATGCGTGTCTCAATCGAATCAACGAGCTGATCGCCGCTTCGACCGCTGACCTGGTAAAGAAAGAAGACCTCAACACACTGCAAAAGCTGCAAGAACAATTTGCCACAGAGTTAGCAGCCCTGCGCGGACGAGTGGATGCCCTAGAAGCCAGAGCCACAACCCTCGAACGGCAGCAATTCTCAACCACCACAAAGCTAACCGGAAACGTCTTTTTTAACTTAACTGGGGCTTTTCCTACAGGCGATATCACCGCAGAGCGTAACCCCGCGACTCCTGGAAATGCGATCGCGCCCCCGGTTCGCCAAGGTGGAGCGCGAATTCCCTCAAGAGTGCTGCGTGGGCAGCCGAATATTACCTTCAGCTACTATGCGTTTTTGAACCTCAACACCTCGTTCACAGGACGAGATCAGTTAGTCACACAGCTCGTCTCTGGAAACGGCAACTCTCCAGCAAACCAGCTTGTCTCTGCCGGATTTTTTAACTCCTGGGGAACTCCCTTTCTCGATCAGACCGGAGTGCTGACCACCGGATCGGTTTCAGTGCGTGAACTCTTCTACTCGTTTCCAGTCAATAACAGCGTTCGCATTGCTTTCGGGCCACGCTTGAATTTTTATCGCTACTTTGATCAAAACCGCTTTACCTTTTTTCTCACTGGTGCAGGCAGCTTTAACTCAAATGGCAGTACCCTCTCGAACGCAGTCGATCGAGGTTCCGGTGCCGTTGTAATTTGGAATATTACGCCCCAACTCCGCTTCACGACCGCATATCTTGGAGAAAACACCGAGTTTCTCAACCCCGCCGCCGGATTCAACACCTCAAGCGATCCAGCGCGAGGACTGTTCCGCGCCACAAACACGATTAGTGCAGAACTCGCCTACTCACCCACACCGAGCTTCAACTTCCGATTCTTATATACTCGATCGAACCTCAATCCCACCGCTGCTGGATTTATCGGGGGTTCGCCCGGCGAACCTGTGCCTTACGGCTATGTGGATGATGGATTTGGTGGAGCCTTGCAAGAGTCGGCATCGGATGCGTTTATTGCCAATTTTGACTGGTTGATCACACCCAGATTTGGCGTGTTTGGGCGCTACTCCTACGGGCGTACCGATGTGAATCCGGTCAACCCAGTCAGAGCAGGTGGAGATGTGCGAGTGCAATCCTTCCAGGTGGGTTTAGGATTTCCCGACTTGGGTAAAAAAGGTGCCTTGGGTGTCATTTCCTTCGTAATGCCATACGACTATATCGGCGGGCGTGAGTTTCTGCTCTCTGGTGGCGGCGATGGGGGAACGCAGTATGACTTAGAACTGTCTTATTTCTATCCCCTCAGTCCGAACGTCGCGATCGTGCCTTCGTTCTACACCATTTTCAACGCCAATAACTTTAACAGCAATTCCACTGTGTTTATTGGCAATATTCGGACGCAGTTTACCTTCTAG
- a CDS encoding ABC transporter ATP-binding protein, producing the protein MVQPRTDSRSISSDSADGQPLLEFDNVGLEYPFEGSMRRIIQEVNLSIHPGEFVSFVGPSGCGKTSILRMVSGLSPAPIGEIRYRGTPIKKPLRNTGIAFQNPVMLPWRNTIDNVMLPLEIAEPYKKNFRQRKAEYIRMAQDLLSTVRLQDFQKQYPWQLSGGMRQRASLCRSLIHSPEILLLDEPFGALDAFTREEMWGMLQSLWMRVKCVGILITHDLREAIFLSDTVYVMGPRPSSIIYQVKINLPRPRTLEMELSDEFNHYFANIRKHIHHS; encoded by the coding sequence ATGGTTCAGCCCCGCACCGATTCTCGATCGATCAGCTCTGATTCAGCCGATGGACAGCCGCTGTTAGAGTTTGACAACGTAGGGTTAGAGTATCCGTTTGAAGGCTCAATGCGCCGGATTATTCAGGAAGTGAACCTATCGATTCACCCAGGCGAGTTTGTGTCGTTTGTGGGGCCGAGCGGTTGCGGTAAGACCTCGATTTTGCGGATGGTGTCGGGGCTGAGTCCGGCTCCGATCGGCGAAATTCGCTATCGGGGAACGCCGATCAAAAAACCACTGCGGAATACTGGGATTGCGTTTCAGAATCCAGTGATGCTGCCGTGGCGCAATACGATCGACAATGTGATGCTGCCCTTAGAGATTGCTGAGCCGTATAAAAAGAACTTTCGCCAGCGCAAAGCAGAATATATTCGCATGGCGCAGGATCTCCTCTCAACCGTGCGGCTGCAAGATTTTCAGAAGCAGTATCCGTGGCAGTTGTCTGGAGGAATGCGACAGCGGGCATCGCTGTGTCGATCGTTGATTCACAGTCCAGAGATTCTGCTGCTGGATGAACCGTTTGGAGCGCTGGATGCGTTTACCCGTGAGGAAATGTGGGGAATGCTGCAAAGCCTTTGGATGCGAGTGAAGTGCGTCGGCATTTTGATCACGCACGATCTACGTGAAGCCATTTTTCTGTCGGATACGGTTTACGTCATGGGGCCGCGTCCCAGTTCAATTATTTACCAAGTCAAGATTAATCTTCCGCGTCCGAGAACGCTGGAGATGGAACTGAGCGACGAGTTTAATCACTACTTCGCCAACATTCGTAAGCACATTCACCACAGCTAG
- a CDS encoding ABC transporter substrate-binding protein, whose amino-acid sequence MKKVSKQLSSLSLIAAAVVLFGGCSQQTPTTTAAGGSASSPVANTQDLKNVRVQLSFLKQSLDAPLILAMKNGYFAKEGLNVTYERGFGNADTISKLGTGKFDLSFSDMYNALEFNEKNPNDKIMAVAVTQNRAPFAILALKDKGIASPKDLTAKKLGAPAGDGPRKLFPVFAKQVGIDPNSVEWTTMEPRLRESFLLQGQVDAISGFATSALPGLLKGGKKLDDINVFYYNDNGLEFYGNTILAKASFVEQNPDTIKAFVRAYMRGLQDTLRDPSAALDAVMASDDSKLMDREAERVRLQVALDRMLLSPEVEQNGLGAADPARLEKTLKQTAEGFGLKTTPAVADIFTDKFLPPKEQRTVPTDRKPLT is encoded by the coding sequence GTGAAGAAAGTATCAAAGCAACTATCCAGTTTGTCACTCATTGCCGCCGCAGTGGTTTTGTTTGGCGGATGTTCTCAACAAACACCAACCACAACTGCCGCTGGCGGCTCGGCATCGAGTCCTGTGGCAAATACTCAAGACCTAAAAAACGTCCGAGTGCAACTTTCATTCTTGAAACAAAGCTTAGATGCGCCGCTGATTTTGGCGATGAAAAATGGATACTTTGCTAAAGAGGGCTTGAATGTTACCTATGAGCGCGGATTCGGCAACGCCGACACCATTAGCAAACTGGGCACTGGAAAATTTGATTTGTCCTTCAGCGATATGTATAACGCGCTGGAGTTTAATGAGAAGAACCCAAATGACAAGATAATGGCAGTTGCAGTGACGCAGAATCGAGCACCATTTGCAATCTTGGCACTCAAAGATAAAGGCATTGCTTCTCCCAAAGACCTCACAGCCAAGAAACTTGGTGCGCCCGCAGGCGATGGCCCCCGCAAGTTGTTCCCAGTGTTTGCCAAGCAAGTCGGAATTGATCCGAACTCGGTAGAGTGGACAACAATGGAGCCAAGACTGCGAGAAAGCTTTTTGCTGCAAGGGCAAGTCGATGCGATTAGCGGATTTGCAACCTCGGCTCTGCCTGGATTGCTCAAAGGGGGTAAGAAGCTAGACGATATTAATGTGTTCTACTACAACGACAACGGGCTTGAATTCTACGGCAACACCATTCTGGCAAAAGCAAGCTTTGTCGAGCAAAATCCTGACACGATCAAGGCATTTGTCAGAGCCTATATGCGTGGGCTTCAAGATACGTTAAGAGATCCGAGCGCAGCACTTGACGCAGTGATGGCATCCGATGACTCGAAGCTGATGGATCGCGAAGCTGAGAGAGTGCGCTTGCAGGTTGCGCTCGATCGCATGTTGTTAAGCCCTGAAGTGGAGCAGAACGGCTTAGGAGCCGCCGACCCCGCACGACTTGAAAAAACGCTGAAACAGACGGCTGAAGGATTCGGGCTGAAGACAACGCCTGCGGTTGCCGATATCTTTACCGATAAGTTCTTACCGCCGAAGGAACAGCGAACCGTCCCGACCGATCGCAAACCACTAACCTAA
- a CDS encoding glycosyltransferase yields MKKPWNSIESWVQLKSQRQSRSQATASQAQTWQKPTSTRLNAIGQVSIILPVYNEQACIRHTFEAILRYLETHPNFTFIFVNDGSSDRTKEIITAGIHLAKTRQIQLLSYYPNAGKGYAIRRGVEYADGDLICFLDSDLAYSLAHLDRLVEKLQTYDVAIGNRSLARGNEKDVKLNRKIAGKIFNFLSRRILDLQYSDMQAGLKGFRKSVAKKLFFFQTLTGFSFDVELIYLAENWGYSIGEIPAKVSDKHQKKLSKVNLIQDSIKMLLDLLKIRFNDQLGRYQ; encoded by the coding sequence ATGAAGAAACCTTGGAACTCGATCGAGAGTTGGGTGCAACTCAAGAGCCAACGCCAGTCCCGTTCCCAAGCGACAGCCAGCCAAGCTCAAACCTGGCAAAAACCGACTTCCACCCGCTTGAATGCGATCGGGCAAGTTTCGATTATTCTCCCGGTTTATAACGAGCAAGCCTGTATCCGTCACACCTTTGAAGCAATTCTGCGCTACCTAGAAACCCATCCGAACTTTACATTTATTTTCGTGAATGACGGGTCAAGCGATCGCACCAAGGAAATTATTACGGCGGGAATTCATCTCGCAAAAACGCGGCAGATTCAGTTGCTTTCTTACTACCCGAATGCGGGAAAAGGTTACGCCATTCGGCGCGGTGTCGAGTATGCCGATGGCGATTTGATTTGTTTTCTAGACAGTGATCTGGCGTATTCTTTAGCACATTTAGATCGCTTAGTTGAGAAACTACAAACTTATGATGTTGCGATCGGCAATCGCAGCCTCGCCCGGGGCAATGAGAAAGATGTGAAACTCAACCGCAAAATTGCGGGCAAGATCTTTAACTTCCTGTCGCGTAGGATTCTCGATCTGCAATACAGTGATATGCAGGCGGGACTAAAAGGCTTTCGGAAATCGGTTGCCAAGAAACTATTTTTTTTTCAAACATTAACCGGATTTTCGTTTGATGTGGAGCTAATTTATTTAGCCGAAAATTGGGGATATTCGATCGGAGAAATTCCGGCAAAAGTCTCCGACAAGCATCAGAAAAAACTGTCAAAAGTTAATTTGATCCAGGACTCGATTAAAATGCTTCTGGATTTACTTAAAATTCGATTCAATGATCAGCTAGGTCGATATCAATAA
- a CDS encoding ABC transporter permease, whose translation MEKFFKSKSAGFVLPFVATILLFVVWELAVIIFKIPPFNLPAPTNILNALINFAPQLLANATRTLWTTMLGFVIAVGVGVVLGFIIGYSKVAYLTLYPLLVAFNTIPKAALVPLLAIWFGANEIPATLTAFLLAFFPIAVNVALGLDTVEPEMKDVLRALGATQVETFQKVGWPHTLPYIFASLKIAASFAFIGTVISESVASNAGLGFLIVQATADFNVPLAFAALLILALMGVLLYCFFVLLEKKVIYWAR comes from the coding sequence ATGGAAAAATTCTTTAAGTCAAAGTCCGCTGGCTTTGTACTTCCTTTTGTTGCAACCATTCTACTGTTTGTGGTTTGGGAGTTGGCGGTGATTATCTTTAAAATCCCGCCGTTTAACCTACCTGCACCCACCAATATTTTGAATGCGCTGATCAACTTTGCGCCTCAGTTGCTTGCAAACGCAACGCGGACACTTTGGACGACCATGCTGGGATTTGTGATTGCGGTCGGAGTGGGAGTCGTTTTAGGATTTATCATCGGCTACTCAAAAGTAGCTTATCTCACTCTATACCCGCTTCTGGTTGCATTCAACACGATTCCGAAAGCAGCGTTAGTTCCTTTATTAGCGATTTGGTTTGGGGCGAATGAAATACCAGCAACGTTAACGGCGTTTTTGCTGGCGTTTTTCCCGATCGCGGTCAACGTCGCTTTAGGCCTAGATACGGTTGAACCGGAGATGAAAGATGTTTTACGGGCATTGGGCGCAACTCAGGTCGAAACCTTCCAGAAGGTGGGATGGCCCCACACTTTGCCGTACATCTTTGCATCGCTGAAAATTGCGGCATCGTTCGCGTTTATCGGTACGGTGATTTCTGAATCTGTGGCTTCTAATGCGGGCTTAGGATTTTTGATTGTTCAAGCCACCGCAGATTTCAATGTCCCACTTGCATTTGCAGCGCTACTAATTTTGGCGTTAATGGGGGTATTGCTTTACTGCTTCTTTGTTTTGCTGGAGAAGAAAGTGATTTACTGGGCGCGATAG